The proteins below come from a single Syntrophorhabdaceae bacterium genomic window:
- a CDS encoding response regulator, translating to MAKCIMTVDDSVSVRQMVSFTLKNAGYEVVEASDGQDALGKLNGSHVNMVITDLNMPNLDGIGLIRAIRSDDAYKFVPIVMLTTESQDTKKQEGKTAGATGWIVKPFKPEQLLGVVKKVLG from the coding sequence TTGATGATTCGGTAAGCGTCCGCCAGATGGTCAGCTTTACCCTGAAGAACGCCGGGTATGAAGTGGTGGAAGCGAGTGACGGCCAGGATGCACTGGGCAAACTGAACGGGTCTCACGTCAACATGGTTATCACAGACCTTAATATGCCCAACCTTGACGGCATAGGGCTCATCCGTGCGATCAGGTCCGATGACGCCTATAAATTCGTTCCCATTGTTATGCTGACCACTGAGTCACAGGACACAAAAAAACAGGAAGGAAAGACCGCCGGTGCAACGGGCTGGATAGTAAAGCCTTTCAAGCCGGAGCAACTCCTCGGGGTCGTAAAGAAGGTGCTGGGATGA